From a region of the Lactuca sativa cultivar Salinas chromosome 4, Lsat_Salinas_v11, whole genome shotgun sequence genome:
- the LOC111884716 gene encoding 3'-N-debenzoyl-2'-deoxytaxol N-benzoyltransferase: MDVKASIATTVYPSHQPFTVDHILPLSHLDTDRNMNVPFRYVRAYAAADHQNADPFDVITAALSTALVKFYPYTGSLHRRKSDGRFELHCSVGNGVPVIPATVDSPLSSVNYLDDADEEFIELLVPNPDQEARLTHVLMLQVTRFSCGGFTLGAAVHHVLCDGIGATLFFNAMAEIARGENEMKVEPVWDRSKLLGPREPARTEFPIEEFLSLDKDFVPYLGSNEDVVREICNVKDEWLDRFKIFLQEKSGSSFTTFEALGAVLWQARVKASKTPRKEEVKFGYAVNIRRLIQPPLPAGYWGNGCVPMYAQTTAGDLIDKPIWETAQLIKKSKRNVSDEYVHSFIDFQELNYEKGINAGKWVSAVTDWRHLGHSTVDFGWGGPVTVIPLSRNLLGSSEPCFFLPYSAATQGKKDGFKVLLYIHKDAVVGFREEMEKFVNMEFA; the protein is encoded by the exons ATGGATGTCAAAGCCTCAATCGCCACCACCGTCTACCCGTCACACCAACCCTTCACCGTTGATCACATCCTCCCTCTCTCCCACCTCGACACCGATCGCAACATGAACGTTCCATTCCGTTACGTCCGAGCCTACGCCGCCGCCGACCATCAAAATGCCGACCCCTTTGATGTCATCACCGCCGCTCTCTCCACCGCCCTCGTCAAGTTCTATCCATACACAGGATCTCTCCACCGCCGTAAAAGCGACGGCCGGTTCGAACTCCATTGCAGTGTTGGTAATGGAGTCCCCGTCATTCCGGCCACTGTTGACTCCCCGTTGAGCTCTGTGAACTACCTTGATGATGCCGATGAGGAATTTATTGAACTGTTGGTCCCGAACCCGGATCAAGAAGCCCGGTTGACCCATGTGTTGATGTTACAGGTGACCCGGTTTAGTTGTGGCGGGTTTACTCTTGGTGCAGCGGTTCACCATGTTCTTTGTGATGGGATTGGTGCCACGTTGTTTTTCAATGCGATGGCTGAGATTGCTCGAGGTGAGAATGAGATGAAAGTTGAACCGGTTTGGGACCGGTCGAAGTTGCTTGGACCTAGAGAACCGGCTAGGACGGAGTTTCCTATTGAAGAGTTTTTGTCTTTGGATAAGGATTTCGTGCCGTATTTGGGGTCGAATGAAGATGTGGTTAGAGAGATCTGTAATGTAAAAGATGAGTGGTTGGACCGATTTAAGATTTTTCTACAAGAAAAGTCCGGTTCGAGCTTCACCACTTTTGAAGCTTTGGGTGCTGTTCTATGGCAAGCAAG GGTGAAAGCCTCGAAGACTCCAAGAAAGGAAGAGGTAAAATTTGGTTATGCAGTGAACATAAGGAGGCTAATTCAGCCGCCACTACCCGCCGGCTACTGGGGCAACGGTTGCGTTCCTATGTATGCACAAACCACAGCGGGAGATCTAATTGATAAACCCATTTGGGAAACAGCCCAACTCATCAAAAAGAGCAAGAGAAACGTGAGCGATGAATATGTTCACTCGTTTATCGATTTCCAGGAACTAAATTACGAAAAAGGGATTAACGCCGGAAAATGGGTAAGTGCGGTGACTGACTGGCGGCACTTGGGTCATTCAACGGTTGACTTTGGTTGGGGTGGTCCGGTGACGGTTATACCCTTGTCCAGAAACCTTCTTGGGAGTAGTGAACCGTGTTTTTTCTTGCCGTATTCGGCGGCTACTCAGGGGAAGAAAGATGGGTTTAAGGTGTTGTTATATATTCATAAGGATGCGGTTGTTGGATTTAGAGAGGAGATGGAAAAGTTTGTGAATATGGAGTTTGCATAG
- the LOC111884625 gene encoding uncharacterized protein At4g18490 isoform X1 produces MSESQKKATPSAKSKEKGSLLADIDIGDDFLGSWKSMSMAGDGMDFDFGTTTKGKKMDFKFDKMDMDFSLDADFDKLPSFKTDMSDLDISSPIKKSGKSKEKSKEASSGGERAKRDDFAFSFDFNEFPDLDFGSTKKKTDEKCEKSEDKEGSVDVLDKDADALKDDDISSKHPISKADTQMENIKAPDPRNEDEHSKSVTYESSNAEEHEIQTTLSSEKMISSSHEEPTQESRSSEERSYSETQAQKVMQDLSGQSLDNVSEEESGTSVRMVNPSTGSELNSDVRPVNEVVTNRSLLLENPSAHMNSESHKREMCKERDHNVLIGHVDDDNKSKDDSHLESSMKTVKGNLTLGEMVDKRNADSVSKLHMGLLDGGTTTDELVSEKERGNIPTRSKYFKKQNGNEYEKQQASVSSTKLISVGNKRMGTLPNNPPPGKREFGSKSVEFGSKFSGISRPLPNVVSRNIPLQTKNIETGHANVSDNTRECLNADNIKPRNEPMSTTMTHNIGPTKEEHASRERDQNPVHINALRSDVHPSNSVEQSTKDLPQKSLNPGLQATSMKSTCNIGKTVVEKKQISPAKAEMRASQASTLRVSRATEQKLKPLSSMLAKGPPLMGNKEQGLELQEKMVLKRNPSVDTRSQTTSTPTLKRKTFEASVGTPTFTPLKRLSASPYSNNMTPSSEKAVEKQIGNNASMANEKSPRVDVSTLEMEIYSASENDALFQQAEACSKELDVICNMLKKKHEEAKDILVRAIVNNNNLLMLNHPIYQQKISMVQKFAASLSLN; encoded by the exons ATGTCAGAATCACAGAAAAAAGCAACTCCATCTGCCAAATCTAAAGAGAAAGGTTCACTGCTAG CAGATATAGACATTGGAGATGACTTTCTTGGCTCATGGAAGTCAATGTCCATGGCTGGCGATGGAATGGATTTTGACTTTGGAACAACCACCAAAGGCAAGAAAATGGATTTCAAATTTGACAAAAT GGATATGGATTTCTCTCTTGATGCTGATTTTGATAAGTTGCCATCTTTCAAGACAGACATGTCTGATCTTGATATATCTTCTCCTATAAAGAAATCTGGAAAATCGAAGGAAAAATCCAAAGAAGCATCTTCTGGTGGAGAGCGAGCAAAGAGAGATGACTTTGCATTCTCATTTGATTTTAATGA GTTTCCAGATTTAGACTTTGGGTCAACAAagaaaaagacagatgaaaagtGTGAAAAATCTGAAGATAAGGAAGGTTCTGTAGACGTTTTGGATAAAGATGCTGATGCATTAAAAGATGATGATATATCATCAAAGCATCCCATATCAAAGGCTGATACTCAAATGGAGAATATTAAGGCTCCTGATCCCAGAAATGAAGATGAACACTCGAAATCTGTAACATATGAAAGCTCAAATGCTGAAGAACATGAGATACAGACAACACTTTCATCTGAGAAGATGATTTCATCTAGCCATGAGGAACCAACCCAAGAATCTCGTTCATCAGAGGAGAGATCTTATTCAGAAACTCAAGCTCAAAAAGTTATGCAAGATTTATCTGGTCAATCCTTAGATAATGTTTCAGAAGAAGAATCCGGAACTTCAGTTAGAATGGTGAACCCGAGCACAGGGAGTGAGCTAAATAGTGATGTGAGGCCTGTGAATGAAGTGGTTACTAATAGAAGTTTACTACTGGAAAATCCATCAGCACATATGAATTCAGAAAGTCACAAGAGGGAAATGTGCAAGGAAAGGGATCATAATGTCCTTATTGGCCATGTTGATGATGATAATAAAAGTAAAGATGATTCACATCTTGAAAGTTCCATGAAAACTGTGAAAGGCAATTTGACTCTTGGGGAAATGGTTGATAAGAGGAATGCAGATTCAGTTTCCAAACTTCATATGGGCTTGCTGGATGG TGGAACCACAACTGATGAGTTGGTGTCAGAGAAAGAAAGAGGGAATATTCCTACCCGATCAAAATATTTCAAGAAACAAAATGGAAATGAATATGAAAAGCAGCAGGCATCAGTCTCTTCAACAAAACTCATCTCTGTTGGCAATAAAAGAATGGGCACCTTACCAAATAATCCTCCACCTGGAAAAAG GGAGTTTGGTTCTAAAAGTGTAGAGTTTGGTAGCAAGTTTTCTGGTATATCAAGGCCACTACCCAATGTGGTAAGCAGAAACATTCCTCTTCAAACTAAGAACATTGAGACAGGTCATGCAAATGTCAGTGATAATACTCG GGAATGCTTGAATGCTGATAATATAAAACCGAGAAATGAACCAATGTCAACCACAATGACACATAATATTGGTCCAACCAAGGAGGAACATGCATCAAGGGAAAGGGACCAAAATCCTGTACATATCAATGCACTCAG GTCTGATGTCCATCCATCCAATTCAGTGGAACAGTCAACAAAAGATCTCCCACAGAAAAGCCTAAATCCTGGACTTCAAGCTACAAGCATGAAATCTACTTGTAACATTGGGAAAACTGTTGTAGAAAAGAAGCAGATATCACCTGCTAAAGCTGAGATGAGGGCATCTCAAGCTTCTACTCTAAGGGTTTCTAG AGCTACAGAACAGAAGTTAAAGCCACTCAGTTCTATGTTAGCAAAGGGTCCTCCATTAATGGGAAacaaagagcaaggtttggaatTGCAAGAAAAAATGGTGCTCAAGAGGAACCCTTCTGTTGACACAAGGAGCCAAACAACATCCACTCCAACTCTGAAGCGTAAAACATTTGAG GCATCTGTTGGAACACCAACATTTACTCCATTAAAGCGTCTCTCTGCATCACCCTACAG TAACAATATGACACCATCATCAGAAAAAGCTGTTGAGAAACAG atTGGCAACAATGCCAGCATGGCAAATGAGAAGTCACCTAGGGTTGACGTTTCTACCCTTGAAATGGAGATATATTCTGCATCAGAAAATGATGCCCTTTTTCAACAAGCTGAGGCATGTTCCAAGGAACTTGATGTT ATATGTAACATGCTGAAAAAGAAGCATGAGGAGGCAAAGGATATACTTGTTCGAGCTATTGTCAATAACAATAATCTCCTCATGCTTAATCATCCTATCTATCAACAGAAAAT CAGCATGGTTCAGAAATTTGCTGCATCCCTGAGCCTTAACTAA
- the LOC111884625 gene encoding uncharacterized protein At4g18490 isoform X2 gives MSESQKKATPSAKSKEKGSLLDIDIGDDFLGSWKSMSMAGDGMDFDFGTTTKGKKMDFKFDKMDMDFSLDADFDKLPSFKTDMSDLDISSPIKKSGKSKEKSKEASSGGERAKRDDFAFSFDFNEFPDLDFGSTKKKTDEKCEKSEDKEGSVDVLDKDADALKDDDISSKHPISKADTQMENIKAPDPRNEDEHSKSVTYESSNAEEHEIQTTLSSEKMISSSHEEPTQESRSSEERSYSETQAQKVMQDLSGQSLDNVSEEESGTSVRMVNPSTGSELNSDVRPVNEVVTNRSLLLENPSAHMNSESHKREMCKERDHNVLIGHVDDDNKSKDDSHLESSMKTVKGNLTLGEMVDKRNADSVSKLHMGLLDGGTTTDELVSEKERGNIPTRSKYFKKQNGNEYEKQQASVSSTKLISVGNKRMGTLPNNPPPGKREFGSKSVEFGSKFSGISRPLPNVVSRNIPLQTKNIETGHANVSDNTRECLNADNIKPRNEPMSTTMTHNIGPTKEEHASRERDQNPVHINALRSDVHPSNSVEQSTKDLPQKSLNPGLQATSMKSTCNIGKTVVEKKQISPAKAEMRASQASTLRVSRATEQKLKPLSSMLAKGPPLMGNKEQGLELQEKMVLKRNPSVDTRSQTTSTPTLKRKTFEASVGTPTFTPLKRLSASPYSNNMTPSSEKAVEKQIGNNASMANEKSPRVDVSTLEMEIYSASENDALFQQAEACSKELDVICNMLKKKHEEAKDILVRAIVNNNNLLMLNHPIYQQKISMVQKFAASLSLN, from the exons ATGTCAGAATCACAGAAAAAAGCAACTCCATCTGCCAAATCTAAAGAGAAAGGTTCACTGCTAG ATATAGACATTGGAGATGACTTTCTTGGCTCATGGAAGTCAATGTCCATGGCTGGCGATGGAATGGATTTTGACTTTGGAACAACCACCAAAGGCAAGAAAATGGATTTCAAATTTGACAAAAT GGATATGGATTTCTCTCTTGATGCTGATTTTGATAAGTTGCCATCTTTCAAGACAGACATGTCTGATCTTGATATATCTTCTCCTATAAAGAAATCTGGAAAATCGAAGGAAAAATCCAAAGAAGCATCTTCTGGTGGAGAGCGAGCAAAGAGAGATGACTTTGCATTCTCATTTGATTTTAATGA GTTTCCAGATTTAGACTTTGGGTCAACAAagaaaaagacagatgaaaagtGTGAAAAATCTGAAGATAAGGAAGGTTCTGTAGACGTTTTGGATAAAGATGCTGATGCATTAAAAGATGATGATATATCATCAAAGCATCCCATATCAAAGGCTGATACTCAAATGGAGAATATTAAGGCTCCTGATCCCAGAAATGAAGATGAACACTCGAAATCTGTAACATATGAAAGCTCAAATGCTGAAGAACATGAGATACAGACAACACTTTCATCTGAGAAGATGATTTCATCTAGCCATGAGGAACCAACCCAAGAATCTCGTTCATCAGAGGAGAGATCTTATTCAGAAACTCAAGCTCAAAAAGTTATGCAAGATTTATCTGGTCAATCCTTAGATAATGTTTCAGAAGAAGAATCCGGAACTTCAGTTAGAATGGTGAACCCGAGCACAGGGAGTGAGCTAAATAGTGATGTGAGGCCTGTGAATGAAGTGGTTACTAATAGAAGTTTACTACTGGAAAATCCATCAGCACATATGAATTCAGAAAGTCACAAGAGGGAAATGTGCAAGGAAAGGGATCATAATGTCCTTATTGGCCATGTTGATGATGATAATAAAAGTAAAGATGATTCACATCTTGAAAGTTCCATGAAAACTGTGAAAGGCAATTTGACTCTTGGGGAAATGGTTGATAAGAGGAATGCAGATTCAGTTTCCAAACTTCATATGGGCTTGCTGGATGG TGGAACCACAACTGATGAGTTGGTGTCAGAGAAAGAAAGAGGGAATATTCCTACCCGATCAAAATATTTCAAGAAACAAAATGGAAATGAATATGAAAAGCAGCAGGCATCAGTCTCTTCAACAAAACTCATCTCTGTTGGCAATAAAAGAATGGGCACCTTACCAAATAATCCTCCACCTGGAAAAAG GGAGTTTGGTTCTAAAAGTGTAGAGTTTGGTAGCAAGTTTTCTGGTATATCAAGGCCACTACCCAATGTGGTAAGCAGAAACATTCCTCTTCAAACTAAGAACATTGAGACAGGTCATGCAAATGTCAGTGATAATACTCG GGAATGCTTGAATGCTGATAATATAAAACCGAGAAATGAACCAATGTCAACCACAATGACACATAATATTGGTCCAACCAAGGAGGAACATGCATCAAGGGAAAGGGACCAAAATCCTGTACATATCAATGCACTCAG GTCTGATGTCCATCCATCCAATTCAGTGGAACAGTCAACAAAAGATCTCCCACAGAAAAGCCTAAATCCTGGACTTCAAGCTACAAGCATGAAATCTACTTGTAACATTGGGAAAACTGTTGTAGAAAAGAAGCAGATATCACCTGCTAAAGCTGAGATGAGGGCATCTCAAGCTTCTACTCTAAGGGTTTCTAG AGCTACAGAACAGAAGTTAAAGCCACTCAGTTCTATGTTAGCAAAGGGTCCTCCATTAATGGGAAacaaagagcaaggtttggaatTGCAAGAAAAAATGGTGCTCAAGAGGAACCCTTCTGTTGACACAAGGAGCCAAACAACATCCACTCCAACTCTGAAGCGTAAAACATTTGAG GCATCTGTTGGAACACCAACATTTACTCCATTAAAGCGTCTCTCTGCATCACCCTACAG TAACAATATGACACCATCATCAGAAAAAGCTGTTGAGAAACAG atTGGCAACAATGCCAGCATGGCAAATGAGAAGTCACCTAGGGTTGACGTTTCTACCCTTGAAATGGAGATATATTCTGCATCAGAAAATGATGCCCTTTTTCAACAAGCTGAGGCATGTTCCAAGGAACTTGATGTT ATATGTAACATGCTGAAAAAGAAGCATGAGGAGGCAAAGGATATACTTGTTCGAGCTATTGTCAATAACAATAATCTCCTCATGCTTAATCATCCTATCTATCAACAGAAAAT CAGCATGGTTCAGAAATTTGCTGCATCCCTGAGCCTTAACTAA